The Streptomyces sp. CC0208 genome window below encodes:
- a CDS encoding metalloregulator ArsR/SmtB family transcription factor, with translation MSARMHLSPAHDAHPRTPGEEQFALAAEILALLGDRTRLTLLHALAGGEADVTTLTEACGAARPAVSQHLARLRLAGLVNTRKEGRRVIYALRDGHLRRLVDEALNVADHRLSDRPVHD, from the coding sequence ATGAGCGCACGCATGCACCTATCACCTGCACACGATGCGCACCCGCGCACCCCCGGCGAGGAACAGTTCGCCCTCGCCGCCGAGATCCTCGCGCTGCTCGGCGACCGCACCCGCCTCACCCTCCTGCACGCCCTGGCCGGGGGAGAGGCCGATGTCACGACCCTCACCGAGGCGTGCGGGGCGGCCCGGCCGGCCGTCAGCCAGCACCTGGCACGGCTCAGACTGGCCGGGCTGGTGAACACGCGGAAGGAGGGGCGCCGGGTGATCTACGCACTGCGCGACGGGCATCTGCGCCGGCTCGTGGACGAGGCCCTGAACGTGGCCGACCACCGGCTCAGCGACCGGCCGGTGCATGACTGA
- a CDS encoding cysteinyl-tRNA synthetase, whose amino-acid sequence MLRITDARTGEPVDAVPARRGLTRVEAHVPGYGTSALRVLLVADLLARALEIGGTPVWALLTGDREQAELHAGAAALGIRPFEDRRDVGPGWGESQVVHVVGEGGAAPDGIRVAVAPVETPGLPEGADPAEVRLALLTPPRTTPAQLDEAALAEARGTLQRWRRAVAAWARQPSRPVPEKVRGRLRSAWEDDLDVPEVLRVLRWVEESDLPEGARFETYAYADRLLGLELTRDLGSPA is encoded by the coding sequence GTGCTGCGCATCACCGACGCCCGAACCGGCGAGCCCGTCGACGCCGTCCCCGCCCGCAGAGGCCTGACCCGAGTCGAAGCCCATGTGCCGGGCTACGGCACCTCCGCCCTCCGCGTCCTGCTCGTCGCCGACCTCCTCGCCCGAGCTCTGGAGATCGGCGGCACGCCCGTGTGGGCGCTGCTCACCGGCGACCGCGAACAGGCGGAGCTGCACGCGGGCGCCGCCGCCCTGGGCATCCGGCCCTTCGAGGACCGCCGGGACGTCGGCCCCGGCTGGGGAGAGTCCCAGGTCGTCCATGTGGTGGGAGAGGGCGGTGCGGCCCCGGACGGGATCCGGGTCGCTGTCGCGCCCGTCGAGACCCCGGGCCTCCCGGAGGGCGCCGACCCCGCCGAGGTCCGTCTCGCCCTGCTCACCCCGCCCCGGACCACGCCCGCACAGCTCGACGAGGCAGCCCTGGCCGAGGCCCGCGGCACCCTCCAGCGCTGGCGCAGGGCCGTCGCCGCCTGGGCGCGGCAGCCGTCCCGGCCCGTCCCCGAGAAGGTGCGCGGACGGCTCCGTAGCGCCTGGGAGGACGACTTGGACGTACCCGAGGTGCTGCGCGTGCTGCGCTGGGTCGAGGAGTCGGACCTGCCGGAGGGCGCCCGCTTCGAGACGTACGCCTACGCGGACCGGCTGCTCGGCCTCGAACTCACCCGCGACCTGGGATCCCCGGCGTGA
- a CDS encoding cation diffusion facilitator family transporter has product MSDHDHHHGHPHGHEHRRHGFRHRLAHLLTPHSHETADKLDSALESSARGLRALWVSLAVLGVTAMAQAVVVAVSGSVALLGDTVHNTADALTAVPLGIAFVLGRRAATRRFTYGYGRAEDLAGIVIVLTIAASAAFAGWVAIDRLLDPRPVAHVPAVAAAALVGFAGNEWVARYRIRVGRDIGSAALVADGLHARTDGFTSLAVLIGAGGSALGWQLADPIVGLAITAAITLVLRDAAREVFRRVLDAVDPALVDRAEDALREVEGVHGVGELRLRWIGHRLRAEVAVVVDGEMTVRQSHAVAVEAEHALLHAVPRLTAALVHADPAPAPGETDPHHALAHHAPA; this is encoded by the coding sequence GTGAGCGACCACGACCACCACCACGGCCATCCGCATGGGCACGAGCACCGACGCCATGGCTTCCGTCACCGCCTCGCCCACCTCCTCACCCCCCACTCCCACGAGACCGCCGACAAGCTCGACTCCGCCCTGGAGTCCTCCGCCCGCGGCCTGCGCGCCCTGTGGGTCTCGCTGGCGGTGCTGGGGGTCACGGCCATGGCGCAGGCGGTCGTCGTGGCCGTGTCCGGGTCCGTCGCACTGCTCGGCGACACGGTGCACAACACGGCGGACGCGCTGACCGCCGTACCGCTGGGCATCGCCTTCGTGCTGGGCCGGCGTGCCGCCACCCGCCGTTTCACGTACGGCTACGGCCGCGCCGAGGATCTCGCGGGCATCGTGATCGTGCTGACGATCGCCGCGAGCGCCGCCTTCGCGGGGTGGGTGGCGATCGACCGGCTGCTCGATCCGCGTCCCGTGGCGCACGTCCCGGCGGTCGCCGCGGCGGCGCTGGTGGGCTTCGCGGGCAACGAGTGGGTCGCCCGCTACCGCATCCGGGTGGGCCGGGACATCGGCTCGGCCGCGCTGGTGGCGGACGGACTGCACGCCCGCACCGACGGGTTCACCTCACTGGCCGTGCTCATCGGGGCCGGCGGCTCGGCCCTGGGCTGGCAACTCGCCGATCCGATCGTGGGGTTGGCGATCACGGCCGCCATCACGCTGGTGCTGCGGGACGCTGCGCGCGAGGTGTTCCGGCGGGTGCTCGACGCCGTCGACCCGGCCCTCGTGGACCGAGCCGAGGACGCGCTGCGGGAGGTCGAAGGGGTGCACGGAGTGGGCGAGTTGAGGCTGCGCTGGATCGGGCACCGGCTGCGCGCGGAGGTGGCGGTCGTGGTGGACGGGGAGATGACGGTACGTCAGTCGCACGCGGTCGCCGTCGAGGCCGAGCACGCCCTGCTGCACGCGGTGCCCCGCCTCACGGCAGCCCTGGTGCATGCCGACCCGGCCCCGGCCCCGGGCGAGACGGACCCGCATCACGCCCTCGCCCACCACGCGCCGGCCTGA
- a CDS encoding CoA-binding protein: MYGDPATIRKILTELGDTWAVVGLSSNQGRAAYRVAQVLQRHGKRIVPVHPKAETVHGEQGYASLADIPFDVDVVDVFVNSDLAGAVADEAVAKGAKAVWFQLDVIDEPAYDRTRAAGLEMVMDKCPAIEIPRLG, from the coding sequence GTGTACGGCGACCCAGCGACGATCCGCAAGATCCTCACCGAACTCGGCGACACCTGGGCCGTCGTGGGCCTGTCGTCGAATCAGGGGCGCGCGGCCTACCGCGTCGCCCAGGTACTCCAGCGCCACGGCAAGCGGATCGTGCCGGTCCACCCCAAGGCGGAGACCGTGCACGGCGAGCAGGGGTACGCCTCCCTCGCGGACATCCCCTTCGACGTGGACGTGGTCGACGTGTTCGTGAACAGCGACCTGGCGGGCGCGGTCGCCGACGAGGCCGTGGCCAAGGGCGCGAAGGCCGTGTGGTTCCAGCTCGACGTCATCGACGAGCCCGCGTACGACCGCACCCGCGCCGCCGGCCTGGAGATGGTCATGGACAAGTGCCCGGCGATCGAGATCCCCCGTCTGGGCTGA
- the ppk2 gene encoding polyphosphate kinase 2, translating into MTEKGAEKLPRKTYEKELLRLQTELVKLQEWVRAEGARVVVVFEGRDAAGKGGTIKRVAEHLNPRVARIAALPKPTERERSQWYFQRYVEHLPAAGEIVLFDRSWYNRAGVEHVMGFCTREEYQLFLRQCPIFERMLVEAGIVLRKYWFSVSDTEQQERFRKRLEDPLRRWKLSPMDLESITHWEAYSRAKDEMLVHTDIAEAPWFVVESDDKRRARLNMIAHLLGSVPYREVPPPVLELPERPGSTGYQRPPRDLQTYVPDHAASL; encoded by the coding sequence ATGACCGAGAAGGGCGCGGAGAAGCTGCCGCGCAAGACCTACGAGAAGGAACTTCTGCGTCTCCAGACGGAGTTGGTGAAGCTTCAGGAGTGGGTGCGTGCGGAGGGCGCCCGGGTGGTCGTGGTCTTCGAGGGCCGGGACGCGGCGGGCAAGGGCGGCACCATCAAGCGGGTCGCCGAGCACCTCAACCCCCGCGTCGCCCGGATCGCGGCGCTGCCGAAGCCGACCGAGCGCGAGCGCAGCCAGTGGTACTTCCAGCGGTACGTCGAGCACCTGCCCGCGGCCGGCGAGATCGTGTTGTTCGACCGGTCCTGGTACAACCGGGCTGGCGTCGAGCACGTGATGGGTTTCTGCACCAGGGAGGAGTACCAGCTGTTCCTGCGCCAGTGCCCGATCTTCGAGCGGATGCTCGTCGAGGCCGGGATCGTGCTGCGCAAGTACTGGTTCTCGGTGAGCGACACCGAGCAGCAGGAGCGGTTCCGCAAGCGTCTGGAGGACCCGCTGCGGCGCTGGAAGCTGTCGCCTATGGACCTGGAGTCCATCACCCACTGGGAGGCGTACTCCCGGGCCAAGGACGAGATGCTGGTGCACACCGACATCGCGGAGGCACCGTGGTTCGTCGTGGAGAGCGACGACAAGCGCCGGGCACGGCTGAACATGATCGCCCACCTGCTCGGCTCCGTGCCGTACCGAGAGGTGCCCCCGCCGGTCCTCGAACTGCCCGAGCGGCCGGGGTCGACCGGGTACCAGCGCCCGCCGCGTGATCTGCAGACCTATGTCCCCGACCACGCGGCGAGTCTCTGA
- a CDS encoding gamma carbonic anhydrase family protein — MAHKALITGIGGREPRIDEEAFVAPTASVIGDVTLQAGASLWYGAVARGDVERISVGAQSNIQDNCTLHADPGFPVTIGERVSVGHNAVVHGATVEDDCLIGMGATVLNGAVIGAGSLVAAQALVPQGMQVPPGSLVAGVPAKVRRELTEEERQGVTLNGTLYADLAKAHHEVHETP; from the coding sequence ATGGCGCACAAGGCGTTGATCACGGGCATCGGCGGAAGGGAACCGAGGATCGACGAGGAGGCCTTCGTGGCGCCCACCGCCTCGGTGATCGGGGACGTGACGCTTCAGGCGGGGGCCAGTCTCTGGTACGGCGCGGTGGCCCGCGGCGACGTAGAACGCATCTCAGTCGGCGCCCAGAGCAACATCCAAGATAATTGCACGCTCCACGCCGACCCCGGCTTCCCCGTGACGATCGGCGAGCGGGTCTCCGTGGGGCACAACGCCGTCGTCCACGGCGCCACGGTCGAGGACGACTGCCTGATCGGCATGGGCGCGACCGTGCTGAACGGCGCGGTGATCGGCGCCGGTTCCCTGGTCGCGGCGCAGGCGCTGGTCCCGCAGGGCATGCAGGTCCCGCCGGGTTCCCTGGTGGCGGGCGTACCGGCGAAGGTGCGGCGGGAGCTGACGGAGGAGGAGCGTCAGGGGGTCACGCTGAACGGAACGCTCTACGCGGACCTGGCGAAGGCCCACCACGAGGTGCACGAGACACCGTGA
- a CDS encoding acyltransferase, with amino-acid sequence MPKNKNAFSSWRGRLVQRAVHAGWAWVQRTGSVTAERPGRFRFGALGAHSRLAFPLGTVFGEPWIHVGSHCIVGEQVTLTAGLMPDLDLGPEPILRIGDGVVLGRGSHVIADTTVTIGSDCYFGPYVYVTSTNHSYDDPHEPIGKQWPRMEPVEIGPGCWIGTGAVILPGARIGRNVVVAAGAVVRGVVPDHAVVAGAPARVVRRWTAEDGWQPPLRTPAPVPIPEGATAEQLNALAGLDEETAARLAELDEDAATRLAGLD; translated from the coding sequence GTGCCGAAGAACAAGAACGCGTTCTCATCCTGGCGGGGCCGCCTCGTCCAGCGTGCCGTCCACGCGGGCTGGGCCTGGGTGCAGCGCACGGGCTCCGTCACGGCCGAGCGCCCGGGGCGCTTCCGCTTCGGCGCGCTGGGTGCGCACAGCCGCCTGGCCTTTCCGCTGGGCACGGTGTTCGGTGAGCCGTGGATCCATGTCGGCTCCCACTGCATCGTCGGCGAGCAGGTGACCCTGACCGCCGGTCTGATGCCCGACCTGGATCTCGGCCCGGAGCCGATCCTGCGCATCGGCGACGGGGTCGTGCTGGGGCGCGGCAGCCACGTCATCGCCGACACCACGGTCACCATCGGCAGCGACTGCTACTTCGGGCCGTACGTCTATGTCACGTCCACGAATCACTCCTACGACGATCCCCACGAGCCCATCGGCAAGCAGTGGCCGCGGATGGAGCCGGTGGAGATCGGGCCGGGGTGCTGGATCGGGACCGGGGCGGTGATTCTGCCGGGGGCGCGGATCGGACGGAACGTCGTGGTCGCCGCCGGTGCCGTGGTCCGGGGGGTGGTGCCGGACCACGCCGTGGTGGCGGGGGCGCCCGCCCGGGTCGTACGCCGATGGACCGCCGAGGACGGCTGGCAGCCACCGCTCAGGACCCCGGCACCGGTGCCGATACCGGAGGGCGCCACGGCGGAACAGCTCAACGCGCTGGCCGGCCTGGACGAGGAGACGGCGGCGAGACTCGCCGAACTGGACGAGGACGCGGCCACAAGACTTGCGGGACTGGACTGA
- a CDS encoding DedA family protein has translation MHVQEWLDTVPPAAVYALVGLVIGLESLGIPLPGEIILVSAALLSSQHAGINPVVLGACASVGAVVGDSIGYAIGRKGGRPLLTWLGDKFPRHFSEGHVATAERSFEKWGMWAVFFGRFVALLRIFAGPLAGVLRMPYWKFLIANVLGGIIWAGGTTAVIYYVGIVAESWLKRFSWLGLVLAVLIGLTSMLVLKRKAKKATAQQQQAAEPEPVPAAE, from the coding sequence TTGCACGTCCAGGAATGGCTCGACACCGTGCCCCCGGCCGCTGTCTACGCCCTGGTGGGCCTGGTCATCGGCCTGGAGAGCCTGGGCATCCCGCTGCCCGGCGAGATCATCCTGGTCTCCGCCGCGCTGCTGTCCTCGCAGCACGCGGGCATCAACCCCGTGGTGCTCGGCGCGTGCGCCAGCGTCGGGGCGGTCGTCGGTGACTCCATCGGCTACGCGATCGGACGCAAGGGCGGCCGGCCGTTGCTCACCTGGCTGGGCGACAAGTTCCCGAGGCACTTCAGCGAGGGTCATGTCGCCACGGCGGAGCGGTCCTTCGAGAAGTGGGGCATGTGGGCGGTGTTCTTCGGCCGCTTCGTCGCCCTGCTGAGGATCTTCGCCGGGCCGCTCGCCGGTGTGCTGCGGATGCCGTACTGGAAGTTCCTGATCGCCAACGTCCTGGGCGGGATCATCTGGGCGGGCGGTACGACGGCGGTCATCTACTACGTCGGAATCGTCGCGGAGTCCTGGCTGAAGAGGTTCTCGTGGCTCGGGTTGGTGCTGGCCGTGCTGATCGGCCTCACCTCGATGCTCGTGCTGAAGCGCAAGGCGAAGAAGGCGACGGCACAGCAGCAGCAGGCGGCCGAGCCGGAGCCCGTCCCGGCCGCCGAGTGA
- a CDS encoding 4-hydroxybenzoate 3-monooxygenase yields MTSHSNSGAPQRFPVVIVGAGPAGLTVGNILRAAGVDCLVLEAETRAFIERRPRAGVIEEWAVRGLQRRGLADTLLERAQLHSECEFRFAGDRFRFAYGELTGQHHFVYPQPLLVTDLVHEYADTRGGEIRFGVRDVRLHDLETSRPSVSYTDAGTGERQLVECEFVAGCDGARGVSRTVLPHTTHIARHDYGIGWLALLAEAPPSSDCVLFGIHPNGFAGHMARSPEVTRYYLECPPGDDPDNWSHDRIWAELQQRLGADGTPPLTEGPLIEKRVLDMHNYVVEPMTYGRLFLAGDSAHLTAPIAAKGMNLALHDAFLLGDALVAYLGKDDGSGLDGYSQACLRRVWDYQEFSQWLSEIYHGTSSGDEYRAGTTFARLRRLFTSPAAAAAFAEQYLGTAAAY; encoded by the coding sequence GTGACCTCCCACTCCAACTCCGGTGCGCCACAGCGCTTTCCGGTCGTCATAGTCGGTGCCGGACCCGCCGGACTGACGGTCGGCAACATCCTCCGGGCCGCGGGCGTGGACTGCCTCGTCCTGGAGGCGGAGACCCGCGCGTTCATCGAGCGGCGGCCCCGCGCGGGCGTCATCGAGGAGTGGGCCGTACGGGGTCTGCAGCGGCGCGGTCTGGCCGACACCCTGCTGGAGCGCGCCCAGTTGCACAGCGAGTGCGAGTTCCGCTTCGCCGGCGACCGCTTCCGTTTCGCCTACGGCGAGCTGACGGGACAGCACCACTTCGTCTACCCGCAGCCTCTGTTGGTCACGGACCTGGTCCACGAGTACGCCGACACAAGAGGCGGCGAGATCCGCTTCGGCGTCCGGGACGTCCGGCTGCACGACCTGGAGACCTCCCGGCCCTCCGTGTCGTACACCGATGCCGGGACGGGCGAACGACAGCTGGTCGAGTGCGAGTTCGTGGCCGGCTGCGACGGGGCCCGCGGGGTGAGCCGCACCGTCCTTCCCCACACCACGCACATCGCACGGCACGACTACGGCATCGGCTGGCTGGCCCTGCTGGCCGAGGCACCGCCGTCCTCCGACTGCGTCCTGTTCGGCATCCACCCGAACGGTTTCGCCGGGCACATGGCCCGCAGCCCCGAGGTCACCCGTTACTACCTGGAGTGCCCGCCCGGCGACGACCCCGACAACTGGTCCCACGACCGGATCTGGGCCGAACTGCAGCAGCGTCTGGGCGCGGACGGCACCCCGCCGCTCACCGAGGGCCCGTTGATCGAGAAACGCGTCCTCGACATGCACAACTACGTCGTCGAGCCCATGACGTACGGCCGCCTCTTCCTCGCGGGAGACTCCGCCCATCTCACCGCACCCATAGCGGCGAAGGGCATGAACCTCGCCCTGCACGACGCCTTCCTGCTCGGCGACGCGCTCGTCGCCTACCTCGGCAAGGACGACGGCAGCGGCCTCGACGGCTACTCGCAGGCCTGTCTGCGGCGCGTGTGGGACTACCAGGAGTTCTCGCAGTGGCTCTCGGAGATCTACCACGGCACCTCGTCGGGCGACGAGTACCGCGCGGGGACCACCTTCGCCCGCCTGCGTCGCCTGTTCACGTCACCGGCGGCCGCGGCGGCCTTCGCGGAGCAGTACCTGGGTACGGCGGCCGCGTACTGA
- a CDS encoding APC family permease, whose amino-acid sequence MVSVDSAPGTKGTSGGGLRRDVGLIGLMWASVGSIIGSGWLYGAQEAVVVAGPAAVISWVIGAVAIVLLALVHAELGGMFPVAGGTARYPHYAFGGLAGMSFGWFSWLQAATVAPIEVEAMIGYAGHWSWAQGLQHSDKTLTTSGLLVAVLLMAVFVVVNFLGVRALAHTNSAATWWKIAVPLAAIFIIAIGNFHPGNFHSEGFAPFGAKGVLSAISTSGIIFALLGFEQAIQLAGESRNPRRDLPRATIGSVAIGAVIYVLLQVVFIGALPHSTFAHGWAKLDYPGISGPWAGLATLVGLGWLSVVLYLDAVISPGGTGLIYTTATSRVSYGLSKNGYAPRLFERTDRRGVPWFGLAISFVTGVVCFLPFPSWQQLVSFITSASVLMYAGAPLAYGVFADRLPHHERPYRLPAGSVLSPVSFVVANLIIYWAGWHTLWRLGVAIVLGYVLLGGYARYALAKGLPDAPRLDWRAAQWLPVYLVGLGLISWQGGFGGGSGRIGLWWDILLIAVFSLAIYYWARATASPAAEIERSIDEVVVTDAPAH is encoded by the coding sequence ATGGTAAGCGTCGATTCAGCACCGGGAACAAAGGGAACGTCAGGCGGCGGCCTGCGACGGGACGTGGGGCTGATCGGGCTCATGTGGGCCTCGGTGGGTTCCATCATCGGCTCGGGCTGGCTCTACGGCGCCCAGGAGGCGGTCGTCGTGGCCGGCCCCGCGGCCGTGATCTCATGGGTGATCGGCGCGGTGGCCATCGTGCTGCTCGCCCTGGTCCACGCGGAACTCGGCGGAATGTTCCCGGTGGCGGGCGGCACCGCCCGATATCCCCATTACGCTTTCGGCGGCCTCGCCGGAATGTCCTTCGGCTGGTTCTCCTGGCTCCAGGCGGCGACCGTGGCGCCGATCGAGGTCGAGGCGATGATCGGTTACGCCGGTCACTGGTCGTGGGCGCAGGGACTCCAGCACTCGGACAAGACGCTCACGACGAGCGGACTCCTCGTCGCCGTGCTCCTCATGGCCGTCTTCGTGGTCGTCAACTTCCTCGGCGTACGGGCGCTCGCGCACACCAACAGCGCCGCCACCTGGTGGAAGATCGCGGTACCGCTGGCGGCCATCTTCATCATCGCGATCGGCAACTTCCACCCGGGCAACTTCCACTCGGAGGGCTTCGCGCCGTTCGGTGCCAAGGGGGTGCTGAGCGCGATCAGCACCAGCGGCATCATCTTCGCCCTGCTGGGCTTCGAGCAGGCCATCCAGCTGGCGGGCGAGAGCCGCAACCCCAGGCGCGACCTGCCGCGCGCGACCATCGGCTCGGTCGCGATCGGCGCGGTCATCTACGTACTGCTTCAGGTCGTGTTCATCGGCGCCCTGCCGCACAGCACGTTCGCGCACGGCTGGGCGAAGCTCGACTACCCCGGGATCAGCGGTCCTTGGGCCGGCCTGGCGACGCTCGTCGGCCTCGGCTGGCTGAGCGTGGTGCTCTACCTGGACGCGGTGATCTCACCGGGCGGCACCGGTCTCATCTACACGACCGCGACCTCGCGGGTCTCCTACGGCCTGTCCAAGAACGGTTACGCGCCCAGGCTGTTCGAGCGGACCGACCGGAGGGGCGTGCCCTGGTTCGGCCTCGCGATCTCCTTCGTGACCGGCGTGGTCTGCTTCCTGCCCTTCCCGAGCTGGCAGCAGCTGGTCAGCTTCATCACCTCGGCGAGCGTCCTGATGTACGCCGGTGCCCCGCTGGCGTACGGCGTCTTCGCCGACCGCCTGCCCCACCACGAGCGGCCCTACCGGCTGCCCGCCGGTTCGGTCCTGTCCCCGGTGTCCTTCGTGGTGGCCAACCTCATCATCTACTGGGCGGGTTGGCACACCCTGTGGCGGCTGGGCGTGGCGATCGTCCTCGGCTATGTGCTGCTCGGCGGTTACGCGCGCTACGCCCTCGCCAAGGGCCTGCCCGACGCACCCCGCCTGGACTGGAGAGCCGCCCAGTGGCTGCCGGTCTATCTGGTGGGCCTGGGACTGATCTCCTGGCAGGGCGGCTTCGGCGGCGGCTCGGGCCGGATCGGCCTGTGGTGGGACATCCTGCTGATCGCGGTCTTCTCCCTCGCGATCTACTACTGGGCGCGGGCCACCGCGTCCCCGGCCGCGGAGATCGAGCGCAGCATCGACGAGGTCGTCGTCACCGACGCGCCCGCGCACTGA
- a CDS encoding DMT family transporter, giving the protein MTAFFALATSLLWGLADFGGGMLTRRLPALTVVVVSQGIAAAVLGAIVVATGGWSEAGPLLWFAFAAGLAGPVALICFYKALALGPMGVVSPLGTLSVAVPVGVGLCLGERPGPVQAAGIAVAVVGVILAGGPQLRGAPVQRQAIVLTLIAALGFGTVFVLIAEASTTVTGLFLALFVQRLVNVAVGGTALYVSVRRGAPALPTTGFPWPSLPALAFVGLADVAANGTYSVAAQHGPVTVAAVLASLYPVVTALAARGFLSERLRTLQAAGAGLALVGTLLLATG; this is encoded by the coding sequence GTGACAGCATTCTTCGCCCTGGCCACCAGCCTGTTGTGGGGCCTGGCCGACTTCGGCGGCGGGATGCTGACCCGACGGCTCCCGGCGCTCACCGTGGTGGTCGTGTCGCAGGGAATCGCGGCGGCCGTACTCGGCGCGATCGTGGTGGCGACCGGTGGCTGGAGCGAGGCGGGGCCCCTGCTGTGGTTCGCGTTCGCCGCGGGGCTGGCCGGGCCGGTCGCCCTGATCTGCTTCTACAAGGCGCTCGCGCTGGGCCCGATGGGAGTCGTCTCCCCGCTGGGCACGCTGAGCGTGGCGGTGCCGGTGGGTGTCGGTCTCTGCCTCGGCGAGCGTCCCGGGCCGGTGCAGGCCGCGGGCATCGCGGTGGCGGTCGTCGGAGTGATCCTGGCGGGCGGCCCCCAGTTGCGCGGGGCACCGGTGCAGCGTCAGGCGATCGTCCTCACCCTGATCGCGGCGCTCGGCTTCGGCACGGTGTTCGTCCTGATCGCGGAGGCGTCCACGACCGTCACCGGCCTGTTCCTCGCCCTGTTCGTGCAGCGCCTGGTCAACGTGGCGGTGGGGGGCACCGCACTGTACGTCTCGGTGAGGCGGGGCGCCCCGGCCCTCCCGACCACCGGCTTCCCCTGGCCGTCCCTCCCCGCGCTCGCCTTCGTCGGCCTCGCGGACGTGGCGGCGAACGGCACGTACTCGGTGGCCGCCCAGCACGGCCCGGTCACCGTGGCCGCCGTCCTCGCCTCGCTCTACCCGGTCGTCACGGCCCTGGCCGCCCGCGGGTTCCTCAGCGAACGCCTCCGGACCCTCCAGGCAGCGGGCGCGGGCCTGGCCCTGGTAGGCACCCTGCTCCTCGCGACGGGCTGA
- a CDS encoding YbaK/EbsC family protein, producing the protein MDAPIGHFDHATPAPAALDELISPVADAVRRWSGSVPAEQIVYVDTDPRWADTAVFVEHYGRELLEQSANCVVVAGKRGGETTLAACVVLSTTRVDVNGVVRRQLGARKASFASMDTATGESGMEYGGITPIGLPAAWPVLVDSAVVDLPYVLVGSGRRRGKLLVPGKAFAELPGAVVLEGLGVA; encoded by the coding sequence ATGGACGCACCCATCGGACACTTCGACCACGCCACCCCCGCCCCCGCCGCCCTCGACGAGCTGATCAGCCCGGTCGCCGACGCCGTACGCCGCTGGAGCGGCAGCGTCCCCGCCGAACAGATCGTGTACGTCGACACCGACCCGCGGTGGGCCGACACCGCGGTCTTCGTGGAGCACTACGGCCGGGAGCTCCTCGAACAGTCGGCGAACTGTGTCGTGGTGGCAGGCAAGCGCGGTGGCGAGACCACCCTCGCCGCGTGTGTGGTCCTGTCCACCACTCGGGTCGACGTCAACGGGGTCGTCCGCCGTCAACTCGGTGCGCGCAAGGCCTCGTTCGCGTCGATGGACACCGCGACGGGCGAGAGCGGGATGGAGTACGGCGGTATCACCCCGATCGGGCTTCCTGCCGCATGGCCGGTGCTGGTCGACTCGGCCGTGGTCGACCTGCCGTACGTCCTGGTCGGCAGCGGACGCCGACGCGGCAAGCTGCTGGTGCCGGGGAAGGCCTTCGCGGAACTGCCGGGAGCGGTGGTGCTCGAAGGGCTCGGCGTCGCCTGA
- a CDS encoding XRE family transcriptional regulator, with translation MSDLDLLTQSLARNVKRWRTERGFTLDTLAARAGVSRGMLIQIEQARTNPSLGTVVKIGDALGISITTLLDYEQGPKVRIVPAEQAVRLWHTDAGSYNRLLAGAEAPGPLEMWDWRLMPGESSPSDPHPTGTVELVHVMAGELTLTVDGVEHRVPAGASASFEANTPHTYGNQGAVPMEMVMAVSVPAVS, from the coding sequence GTGTCGGACCTCGACCTCCTGACCCAGTCCCTCGCGCGCAACGTCAAGCGCTGGCGGACCGAGCGCGGATTCACCCTGGACACGCTCGCCGCCCGAGCCGGCGTCAGCCGCGGCATGCTGATCCAGATCGAGCAGGCCCGCACCAATCCCAGCCTCGGCACGGTCGTGAAGATCGGCGACGCCCTCGGGATCAGCATCACCACGCTCCTCGACTACGAGCAGGGGCCGAAGGTGCGGATCGTCCCCGCCGAGCAGGCCGTACGGCTGTGGCACACCGATGCGGGGAGCTACAACCGGCTCCTCGCGGGCGCCGAGGCCCCGGGCCCGCTGGAGATGTGGGACTGGCGGCTGATGCCGGGCGAGAGCAGCCCGTCGGACCCGCACCCCACGGGCACGGTCGAGCTCGTGCACGTCATGGCCGGCGAGCTCACCCTCACCGTCGACGGGGTGGAGCACCGGGTCCCCGCGGGCGCGAGCGCTTCTTTCGAGGCGAACACCCCGCACACGTACGGCAATCAGGGCGCCGTTCCGATGGAGATGGTCATGGCCGTCTCGGTACCGGCGGTGTCCTGA